A stretch of the Nitrosarchaeum sp. genome encodes the following:
- a CDS encoding cation:proton antiporter: MEFDIISILGSIANKILAEPTHSELIVQDFAVIMIIASVMALISFKLKQPMVIAYIAAGMIIGPYTPPFSLITNLEILNVFAEIGIIVLLFVIGMGFPIEKLKNIGKKATIIASAEALGTFALGYFAAQAMGFSSFDSMFVALAISVTSTVIVMRVLEEMGLVDDKSFNLIVGVSIIEDIIIISMLAVIQSVVATEQLSYTEVGVAIGFVLAFIIGAIVVGTRTVPYYARIVRKTGHNEFILVAMLGLAFGLSVLAFKLGISVATGAFFAGVLVAGTKIGIPTKAMAIPIRDMFAALFFISVGALMDVKQLPLFILPAIALILVSISSKFFTVWISAKLLGFNKKISFRSGVGLSSSGGELALVAAKGGADVSVTSSMLLPLVGTMTIITTFLSPYIIKYGWKFSERFGKDESAEKVSS, encoded by the coding sequence GTGGAATTTGATATTATTTCCATTCTTGGATCAATAGCAAATAAGATTCTTGCAGAGCCTACTCATTCTGAATTGATTGTTCAAGATTTTGCAGTCATAATGATAATTGCATCTGTCATGGCACTCATTTCATTTAAGCTAAAACAACCAATGGTAATTGCATATATCGCTGCAGGAATGATAATTGGTCCATACACCCCTCCTTTTAGCTTAATTACAAATCTGGAGATCCTCAATGTTTTTGCAGAAATTGGAATTATTGTATTGCTATTTGTAATTGGAATGGGATTTCCTATAGAAAAACTGAAAAACATTGGAAAAAAGGCAACAATTATCGCATCTGCGGAAGCTTTAGGAACTTTTGCGTTAGGTTATTTCGCTGCTCAGGCAATGGGCTTTTCTTCATTTGATAGCATGTTTGTAGCACTTGCCATTTCTGTAACAAGCACTGTGATTGTGATGCGCGTTTTAGAAGAAATGGGATTAGTTGATGATAAATCATTTAATCTTATTGTGGGTGTTTCGATAATTGAAGATATAATTATAATTTCTATGTTAGCTGTTATACAATCCGTTGTAGCTACCGAACAGTTATCTTATACTGAAGTCGGTGTGGCGATTGGATTTGTTCTTGCATTCATAATTGGAGCAATAGTGGTAGGAACTAGAACTGTTCCATATTATGCAAGAATTGTAAGAAAAACCGGACATAATGAATTCATACTTGTAGCGATGCTTGGTCTTGCGTTTGGATTATCAGTGCTTGCCTTTAAGCTTGGAATATCCGTTGCTACTGGTGCTTTTTTTGCAGGTGTTCTTGTAGCTGGAACTAAAATAGGAATTCCTACAAAAGCAATGGCTATACCAATCAGAGATATGTTTGCAGCTTTATTTTTCATATCTGTAGGTGCACTCATGGATGTTAAACAACTACCATTGTTTATTCTACCAGCTATTGCACTTATTCTAGTATCAATATCTTCTAAATTTTTTACTGTTTGGATTTCTGCTAAACTGTTAGGATTTAATAAAAAAATATCTTTTCGTTCAGGAGTTGGATTGTCTTCATCAGGGGGAGAGTTAGCGTTAGTTGCTGCAAAAGGTGGTGCCGATGTTTCTGTAACTAGCTCAATGTTATTGCCGCTTGTTGGTACTATGACGATAATTACAACATTTCTTTCACCCTATATTATCAAATATGGATGGAAGTTTTCTGAAAGATTTGGAAAAGATGAATCGGCAGAAAAAGTGTCAAGCTAA
- a CDS encoding helix-turn-helix domain-containing protein: MPRIIDFLSDECKCEPIDNTFRIIGKKFTIHILRNMVVLNQHRFNELLNSIEGINPNTLSTRLHEMEKGNLIEKKIFNDKPIRIEYTLTKKGKALQPILEEMAKFSIKFCCDDIFKDAKPRTVRQVYGKNLPIIQ; this comes from the coding sequence TTGCCAAGAATAATTGATTTTCTTTCTGATGAATGTAAGTGTGAACCAATCGATAATACCTTCAGGATTATAGGAAAAAAATTCACAATCCACATTTTGAGAAATATGGTTGTTTTAAATCAACATCGATTCAATGAGCTACTGAATTCTATTGAAGGAATTAATCCAAACACTCTATCTACTAGATTACATGAAATGGAAAAAGGCAATTTGATAGAAAAAAAAATTTTCAATGATAAACCAATTAGAATTGAATATACGTTGACTAAGAAAGGCAAGGCTTTACAACCTATCTTAGAAGAAATGGCTAAATTTTCAATAAAATTTTGTTGTGATGATATATTCAAAGATGCAAAACCACGTACTGTTCGTCAGGTTTATGGGAAAAACTTACCCATTATACAATAA
- a CDS encoding sensor histidine kinase, whose product MKIPPIIFVLIIIEIAILITAFYFGTQIIELQKSNAVSRFSNQAALSIKNIETQIKSDINVIEVTRNLPIVKNTEYSNHISEEYKGIPDTYDLKKRELANQILKTYPEFEFITFHMPNGDFYIMEPYSDQLNVTRLNFADRDWYKGVMDTKSTYVSDVYNSTTLKRNVVAIRTPVYDDANTLIGIWGGSLKLQFLQDTISNLISQNNLQVIFYDQYKKKILDTSSTQNYDESFFNSYIDHAISGQKNTILENGLIISYSPIRVGSVNWGMIIVQPQQDLFFSAIVTQGLVVSMVVIFSIILAVSGYFAYTMTQKNSRLLIELEQVSLHKDEFSAMISHELKTPLVPIIGYCKMLSKKDMIGNLNKDQLEAVETISRNAKRLEKLIRDILDARKLDINKMTFTNKDFSIREFLIKIESSYKNILSEKGINFEINSTIEETTLNLDEHRLRQVFDNIIENAIKFVPEHNGKISVSARRENYVILFSVTDNGTGIPPEKQSGLFRKFYQVDTSETRNFQGSGLGLSICKGIIESMNGSIWVESDGKNGTTFYIEFPL is encoded by the coding sequence ATGAAAATTCCACCCATAATTTTTGTTCTTATTATAATTGAGATTGCAATATTGATTACTGCATTTTATTTTGGAACGCAAATAATAGAACTCCAAAAATCAAACGCCGTTTCTAGATTCTCCAATCAAGCTGCACTATCAATAAAAAATATTGAAACTCAGATAAAAAGCGACATCAATGTAATTGAAGTAACTCGAAATTTACCAATCGTGAAAAACACTGAATATTCAAATCACATATCTGAGGAATACAAGGGAATTCCTGATACCTATGATCTAAAGAAAAGAGAACTTGCTAATCAAATTCTCAAAACTTATCCTGAATTTGAGTTTATAACATTTCATATGCCAAACGGTGACTTTTACATAATGGAACCATATTCAGATCAGCTAAATGTAACACGATTGAACTTTGCAGATAGAGATTGGTACAAGGGAGTAATGGATACAAAATCAACATATGTAAGCGACGTATACAACTCTACAACCCTTAAACGAAACGTGGTTGCAATCAGGACACCTGTATATGACGATGCAAATACATTGATTGGCATCTGGGGAGGTTCGTTAAAGTTACAATTCCTTCAAGACACAATTTCCAATTTAATATCCCAAAATAACTTACAAGTTATCTTTTATGACCAATACAAGAAAAAAATACTAGACACATCTTCAACACAAAATTATGATGAATCTTTTTTCAATTCATACATAGATCATGCAATATCTGGTCAAAAAAACACAATACTTGAAAACGGTCTGATAATATCATACAGTCCAATCAGAGTAGGATCTGTTAATTGGGGTATGATAATTGTGCAGCCACAGCAGGATTTGTTTTTCTCTGCAATTGTTACTCAGGGACTTGTTGTATCCATGGTGGTGATATTTAGCATAATTCTTGCAGTTTCAGGCTATTTTGCATATACAATGACCCAAAAAAATAGTAGACTATTAATCGAATTAGAACAGGTGTCTTTACACAAAGATGAATTCTCTGCAATGATCTCACATGAACTAAAAACACCACTTGTACCAATAATCGGGTATTGTAAAATGCTCTCCAAAAAAGATATGATTGGTAATCTCAACAAAGATCAGCTAGAAGCTGTTGAAACAATTTCAAGAAATGCAAAGAGACTGGAAAAATTAATTCGAGATATTTTGGATGCAAGAAAACTAGACATAAATAAAATGACATTTACAAACAAAGATTTTTCAATACGTGAATTTTTGATAAAAATTGAATCCAGTTACAAAAACATATTGAGTGAAAAAGGAATAAACTTTGAAATTAATTCAACAATTGAAGAAACAACACTTAATTTAGATGAACATAGGTTACGTCAAGTATTTGATAATATCATTGAAAACGCAATAAAATTTGTTCCTGAACACAATGGAAAGATATCGGTTAGTGCAAGAAGAGAAAATTATGTCATATTATTTTCTGTTACAGATAATGGTACTGGAATACCACCTGAAAAACAATCAGGCCTGTTTCGTAAATTTTATCAAGTTGATACTAGTGAAACAAGAAATTTTCAGGGCAGTGGGCTTGGATTATCAATATGTAAGGGAATAATAGAATCTATGAATGGTAGCATATGGGTTGAAAGTGACGGCAAAAATGGAACAACATTTTACATTGAATTTCCATTGTAA
- a CDS encoding response regulator, with protein sequence MKILLIDDNKDITELLSKYLRLSNHECHTSNDARNGLNMIENQHYDAVLLDLAMPNFSGIDVINALVEKNTIHNQKIIIFTASSKPNNDFTELIKMGVHSCLTKPIDPDELVSYIENIEIKNS encoded by the coding sequence ATGAAAATTTTACTTATAGATGACAATAAAGATATAACAGAACTGCTTTCAAAATATTTAAGACTAAGTAACCATGAATGTCACACGTCAAATGATGCCAGAAATGGATTAAACATGATTGAGAACCAACATTATGACGCAGTATTATTGGATTTGGCAATGCCTAATTTTTCTGGAATTGACGTGATCAATGCACTAGTTGAAAAAAATACAATACACAATCAAAAAATTATTATTTTTACTGCATCATCAAAACCAAATAATGATTTTACAGAACTAATTAAAATGGGAGTACATTCATGTCTTACCAAGCCTATAGATCCTGATGAATTAGTATCATATATTGAGAATATTGAGATTAAAAACTCTTGA
- a CDS encoding matrixin family metalloprotease, whose translation MTDDTKDQLEDKIKDLEQEKAILKEINNIIERKSKISLKEKEHLKKELNTLNHNTRELEQTKKILEKSIMKEEQKNAKLTKRNISIIIGAVMITSIVSLGYSLLVADLIGSEYRMTNLGDVRSGYVIQNLRGDTIDTWLSWRLVDGATIDVNLIDGIKYPDKVEIVRTVLLSEESIEIDNSLLHKGVKGTTSTYYIGWAGALGSINNPTEFHIPKKFNLIESIKGEGDITIKLTSQRNGDGYSGYTKSIADDTQNQILKSEITIFEVDKLSNAQFETILRHELGHALGLAHSTAPEDLMHPKIETDYPYISSCDIDAITLLYDGGEKSEVTCDI comes from the coding sequence ATGACTGATGATACCAAAGATCAATTAGAAGACAAGATTAAAGATCTAGAACAAGAAAAAGCAATTCTAAAAGAAATTAACAATATTATCGAAAGAAAATCAAAAATTTCTCTAAAAGAAAAAGAACACCTAAAAAAAGAACTAAATACATTAAATCACAATACTAGAGAACTTGAACAAACAAAAAAAATTCTAGAAAAATCGATTATGAAAGAAGAACAAAAAAATGCAAAACTAACAAAAAGAAACATATCCATAATCATTGGCGCAGTAATGATCACTTCCATAGTTTCTCTTGGTTACTCTTTGCTTGTGGCAGATTTGATAGGAAGTGAGTACCGCATGACAAATCTTGGTGATGTGAGATCTGGTTATGTGATACAGAATCTTAGAGGCGATACAATAGATACGTGGCTTTCATGGAGACTAGTTGATGGAGCCACAATAGATGTTAATCTGATCGATGGCATAAAGTACCCTGATAAAGTGGAAATTGTAAGAACCGTACTTCTTTCAGAAGAATCAATTGAAATTGACAATTCGTTACTGCATAAAGGGGTCAAAGGTACTACATCCACATATTATATTGGCTGGGCAGGAGCACTTGGGAGCATAAACAATCCTACTGAATTTCATATTCCTAAAAAATTCAACTTGATAGAATCAATCAAAGGAGAAGGAGACATTACAATAAAACTAACCTCTCAGCGAAATGGTGATGGGTATTCTGGATATACTAAATCAATTGCAGATGACACACAAAATCAGATACTGAAATCAGAGATCACAATATTTGAAGTAGACAAGTTATCAAATGCCCAGTTTGAAACCATATTGAGACATGAGCTTGGGCATGCTTTAGGATTGGCACACTCTACTGCACCTGAAGACTTGATGCATCCCAAAATTGAAACAGATTACCCATACATCTCTAGCTGCGATATTGATGCCATAACATTACTGTATGATGGTGGGGAAAAAAGCGAAGTTACATGTGACATATGA